GGCGTTCTCCTGCACATGTGGCATGCGAGGCTCCTCAAATTTTGACGACGCACTGCTACTGCCCTTAAGAAGCTTGGTTACATATTATATATTGGCCAGTGATGTGAAAGGTCATCTGTATCAGGCCATCCACTATCAACAATTGAGTCATCAATTGATGTGAAAGGCTCCACTTGTCGGTTCTCATCTATTGAGTCATTGCAAGATATGGAgcctctctatttttttcatataaatCTCATTTTATTGTGACAGTATGGTTGTAATTCCTAATACATTTGATGTAATTAACCGTATCTTGTAAAGTGATTGCAATTTCGGTTTGTAATTTCGGAAACACCctctgtcgacgggggatacccgtagaccggatatagagggtattggggtacgctggtgcgaggatctacgtagtacgacatcaagtaaacaaaagacaaggattatactggttcaggccccttaataggtaatagccctaatccagttgttatgggattatatgatggaaaccacatattacaaagggaatagtggaactcgatgataccgatgagaccgtagtcgagttggctcgactagatcacccggcgacttggctcctgtaggctctgacttcgtaggctgtggtggatgtgttggtggtccaattcgatgccttaggtcccgCCCGGGGgttcccttttataccgtgggtcagttgatctccaagtagaactcggagatatcggacccctcacgatatggtaaTGACTCAGTTCTGTTCGAGTTGGACTCCCTCCATCTGTGGATTCTGTTTCTATTACatgatagatttccttaacaTATACAGGGACTATCCGTATATGCGCGGGTATACTATATCAGTATACAACGTAtatccaaggatagagggtataccttatctgtAACCCTGATAGTAGCCCCcaacttctgcttaaatgaacttaTGTAACCGATCGCGACTTCGGATGTCAGAATCGTTGTCGTACTCATCTGGTCGATCTCGGCATGAGAACCGTAGAGACAAAGAGTTATCGACAATGTCGTATGAAGtccaacggtcatgagtgaatttaaattgaagtctgaaAACTACCACGCGCAATGAAACCAGAATTTTCCGGcggcaatctctctcctttccttggaatacgCACCATCGGTAGTGCGCTTATTTAAAGGGATTTGGGAATCCATTTGAAGTCTGTTTGCCAAAGAACTCTCCAGCCTTCAAACGCCCTTTGTCTTCTCCGCTCCCGCAGAGAAAACCCTAGCTTGCTCATCTTGCTTTGTTCTCCGGCGATCCTCCGGTGGCGATGGATCTTGACAAATCCACCTCAACCACCGCGTCTTTAAAGAAGTCGCAGGACGACAGCGCCCTGCCTAGTCGCGGGACCATGCAAAGGGAAACAGGAGGTACTGAACCCAAACCTATCCTAGGCCGTATGGTTGCGGTTGAGGATTACATTTCTTGCGGTTTTCTTCCTCTGCCCTCCGAGTTTCTTCTGCTCGTCTTGAACTTTTATGGCCTTTCCTTGCTTCAcctgaaccccaattccatcaCATTCCTTAGCTTTTTCTCCTATCTTTGCGAgacctacattggggtagagcccttCCTTGATCTTTTCCGTTTTTACTACGAGTTGCGCTAGATGGAACCCAACAAGGTATTCAGATGTGTTGgattccgacttcgggatggcctgaagtcgcgctacatccccttccagtgcccctctTCTCGCAACAAATGGCGGGCGagatggttctatcttcagagaGAGAACTCGGATCCTGTCCTTGTTGTCCCTGAAGAACAACCAGACAAGATCCCCGAGTGGACCGCCAAACCCGCCCTGACTCCCTCCCTCCAGTCTTTCATCGATATCATCGATGACTTCGAATGCGAGGGTTGTCGGGGTACGAAGTCGCTACCGACTTCGTAGGTAGGCGGATCCAACCGCTCCAGGCCCGCACCCATCCGGCCTTCGATTATTTGGGGCCAGAGGACACGGCCCGGGtctctcctcggggtatttttccttgtatttcagattttatttcgAATGTGCCTATTTCTCCTGACTTATCGAGTTCCTGTTCTCGATCTGCAGGTCTGGACAACGACACCGTGGCGTGCCGCATCGGCCAGGTGATGATCAGCGTCCCCACGACGGCAGGCGACATCCCCGTCCCCGTTTGCGAGAAGGGTCCGGCCGAACGCGAGGCTGCGATCAACGTGAGTGTACTCGACGACTCATTTACCTCTTTCTTCCCGGGATCGCGTTGTGACTTCACATTATgcaggctctccctctgacgGATGTCATCGGGCCACTCGTGGACCACCAGGCGGTGACGTCTTTGAAGGAGGGTATCACCAAGGAGGCGTCCGACGTCGCGGCTGCTGCCACCACGAGCGGCAGCAATGTTCCGAAGAAGGGGAGAAAGTTCTCCTCCGTACTCGGGACGCGTCGGAAGGCACCAAGCCTGGCGGTAAGTCTCTCTTGTTTTTAAACACGTTGTCGGAATGACTGAACCTCACACCGTCGTATCTCACATAGGCCTCGGGCGCGTCACCTCCTCCTCAACGGAGGCAAAGGCTGGTGACGATCGACGAGAAGTAAGTAGACGTTCTTGAAGTTTTTCCATTCACAAATTCTTGAGCACCTAGCTTTATGAGAAAGAGAAAACTCTTCGCAGGGCGGCGCGGGTGAAGGCGGCGCAAGGTGGGACCGGTGCGACTACCAGCGCGTCCCCTGCGGCAGCCTCGACAGACGTCGTGGTCGCCACTAGGGACCGGGAGGTGACACCGAGTAGCCTCGCCGTCGGCCTTGTGCCTGCTCGGAGCCCGCCTGCCGATGCCCTCACCTGGGGGGAGCTCCAAGTCGAGATGGAGCGCATCCTCCAGGCTGGTGCTCGCGGCGTAGGCTGCGAGATCAAGGAGGCCAGGgcagcggcgtcgtcggcgaaccAACGTGCTGACAGGATAGCGCGTGACCTGCCGGAGGCCTGCGAGGACCTCTtgaagatgagggagctggtggccggcaacgaaaGGCAGCGGCAAGGGCTTGAGCACCGgatgtcggagctcgagaacaacTTGTCAGAGATCCACGGCTCGCTGCGGGTATCTTACACCGGCCtacaccagctcgccggggagtgcggCGTCACGACCACCATCCCGGCGAACCTTAACGAGTTCTCGCTGATGTCCTCACTCGCGGAGCTGGctacggcgatggaggagatcccTTCCAAGCATGCGGCCACGATCGGcgaggagacgtccaacgggatctacaccggggcgtgccaCGTCCTTGCGTGCGTGAGGCTGGCGCATCCCGATCTGGACCTGAAGAGGGCTCGAGATCAAGGGGCCGCCGATGACGCGCGCAAGGGTGTGATGGAGGAAATCAGTGACCTGGGGAAGtctgttctccccctttttgaagagtaggattcTGTTTTCCCATGTACCCTTTAATCAGCATGCTGTAAAGCTCTTTGTGGGTTCAAACTGCTTTTGTTTATACAGTTGCTTCCCTTGCCTTATTAGCATGTGATTTTGAGTACTTTGTTGTCGCTGTAGAGATGTCGATGTCGAGGACGTCCAGCAGCACGGACTCCCTGACATGCCGGTGATCGTCCCGGCACTTGCGCTCGAGCCATACGTGTCACGAGAGGAGATCAGCCAAAGCCCGTCCGTGGAGGCGAACATGGCGATTGCATTTCGGTTTTCTTCACCCCTTATGCTCGGAATGACTTAATTAGCCGCGTTCTCAGATGAGAAGAATGGCTTGACTTGGTCTTTTCCGTGCTGGGCAGATCTCGAGGACGCGTTGGCTGACCGAGATCGTCGAATCCAATATTGGAAGACGAAGCTCGAGGTCGCCGAGCTCGAGAGGGACATGGTGAAGGTGAAGAGGGACCAGGCTGTGAAGACTCTCcgaggtcgcgaggtgtggttcaactcgtacctcaAGAGCTGCTGCACAGCGATGACGGGAGTCTGCAGGGAGCTCCGAGTTCATCGCggagatcccgaggagtcggcggcggctaCATCTCGTCGTAATGAGGCTTGTGCACAGCTCGAAGGGATTGGCAAATGTATCGAtgaggccctgaagcaggagtgtcgtcgatcGAGCCGGTACGCCGAAGGGCATGTGCTGGCCTGCATCCGAGATCACCGCCCtcagctgcacctcgagttcctccacgaagggttctcgcgttctcggaggactccTGCAGAAATCGACGGTCTTGCGCAAACGATGGCGCCGCTTGCCGAGAAGGTTTTTCGGTCCATGGATTGGCGTTGGCCGTTCTGGTAATTCTTGTATCCTGTAGAAAAGATATCTCAAAGAgacatgtaatatattttgggatatTTATGACTTTGTAAGAAATgcttgtgaaatagaaaagaaatctatctaactaagtTTTCTTACTCTGGGTATGTCGTGTATGAGCGTTTTCTCACTttgcgacttcgatcagtcactaGAGCTATACGCTCTCCATAGCTCCCAGCCTTGTAGTcagagaatcgttctcggaggacaaggctcttggacccttgacctgccttggttgaaaaagCACTGACCCTAGCCCCTAGCCGTGAAGTTGaagaactcttacatgaccagatcttacatcttcgtttgtctctacatgatccgacaaggccttatccgctttaggcgtccccagccgaagttcccatAGGTTCCTCTGAGgtcttgtcaagacggcgtaaagagacatgaggataggtttcaactctaggtgttgtcgtggtaagggatcgtcAGGAAGGAACACTTTGACTGTAATCTTTACCTGAAATCAACTTTATTGAAATCGTAAGGTGTCTTACAAGTATGGAAATTATTGATTTATACATAAAGTTTACacaattgatcaatgttccaggaatTTGCTAACTCGCGGCCATCGCCATCGTATGCAATCTTGAATGCACCTGGCCGCAAGACTTCCGTGATcgtgtatggtccttcccacttgggtgagagcttgttgcgCCCTGCTTGGttttgaacccgtcggaggacgtaatcgccgattgaaagtatgcgtgctctgatgcgcttctcgtggtatcGGCGAAGGGCCTACTGGTAGCTGGCTGCTCTAACGGCAACTTTTtctcgatgttcctcgagtagattcacatcgtcgcttcgctgctcctcctggtcctcgtcggagtacttctgtactcgtgtgctCTGATGTCGTAGCTTCGTGAGGAGCATAGCTTCTGAGccatacacgaggaagaagggtgtctccttgttggacGTTGTCGATGTGGTACGCACGGCCCATAAGACAGaggggagttcttcgacccacttcttgtcgtgtgacatgagtTTGTCGTAGACACGGGTCTTGATCCCTTGTAACACTATgtcgtttgccctctcgacctgtccattgctctgagTGAGAAACCGATGCaaagcagatcttgactcccaaTCCGATGCAGTAATACTGGAAGtcggcactgatgaactgggagccattgtctgttatgatgcggtgagtgtggagattatgggtaccccatacccacacggcgtggttatccgactggttataggggataacttatatctatgaaatatgtaacggatcatgacttgggtattacatttccctgtatattatggaacggcctaaagtcctaatttgataagattgtaaagtagatttaggaaactgataccgtattggttaaggtttctatcttgtaatcatgccccccatcctatataaggtgggcaggaggctctctagggggcatgagacaacctgatcgtcagatcaatacttgtcgaaacatgatttcggcaataataaaacggggtagcgcacgagacctaaaagtggatggatgtggagacaaaggatttagacaggttcaggccctctcaatgagaggtaataccctactcctgtttggggatttgaatccgccgggtgtattatagatctgacgatctagttgtctcatatgccccctagagggcctcctgcccaccttatataggatggggggcaggattacaagatagaaaccttaaccaatacggtatcggtttcctaaatcaggactttaggccgttccgtaatatacaaggaaacgtaacacccaagtcatgatctgttacatattacatagatataagttatcccctataactagtcggataaccatgccgtgtgggtatggggtacccataatctccacagtagcccctgagaccttcacagtcggaaagataatcttctctcgaactagattactccaaagccgagtgcttcaatcatcttcgccatgatctcccgagtactttttccaaatcagaagactgtggagggctgaaaaaataaagtcagatgcatcgactagatgcaccgaCTATGtagttaattgaacaaaccaaacatatagtcaaggaataagtTATCCAATTAACCGAGtggtttttgataattatagtcaaccaagtgacttgataccaatatatagcatatgcggtgtgaatccccaaataatatgatccaagtgatataccgactgcttggcaaaatatgatgcgtacaacctaaagttgacaacatctttgaaagttcacatagcaaaacaactataaagaagcttgaatgctgtgaataaagaaatttccaaagtattgggcatacgccatgcgcacactgctttaacagatgtgcttaagtccctaaaagacacatggtttcaccacacctggaaatatatggcatatgtggtgtaaaatccgagtaagtaaactcataaaggatgtaccaaccgcctgaaaaatgaccataatatataatcagcctaagccataatattggtcaataaaaatgcacacttacgtggcaaaaagcaatgatattgtatccaatcaattgcttgataaacccaaacagcaccttgactatataaaaaagtcagcggggcagctatataaagctttactgtttgacaccttttaagatgcattgtaccaactcctaaaaagtcgagtaactgcggtataaaaggattttaaggtattgggcacttgatcacgcgcactttggcctaagcgaaaagtgcctaagtccctaaaagaacgtgacaggccacacctgaaaatatgggctgcagacatattaggcctaggccaaaaaatatgccttcgacaccctttaaaggatgacgcatgtgaCATGCTCTCGAGTAACAAATCTtctgggtaatatagaccaagtgtagctcatatgaatagcttctgatctgaatgattatcccttatgggatactccaaaataaatataataattgaatcccgactggcgcaagtattcggttgatagcctttacggggaataataattggtccagtctttgagcatagaagatagactcatgactatgaatccatgtggaatgtatccggaacaagtccaaattggagatataatcctcacgcttgagttgatgagcccctgagcatatagcttgtccttctgtcatagtcaaaattgtttattggcaatagctgacgcagtcggcatggagatgaaatgaccaacatgaagacgaaattgctcatcagaagtaacggaagatgtcagtggtagtaaaaaaacagtgacaccaatcaaaggtaatgaagttgcataaccatggaggcgaagaaacagtcggtgatgacaaaagcaaaccgacgatgaagacgtagacgcgcatcaacagtgatggcgaaatccaccattcatgaagatgaagaaaatagttgacgacgacaaacgcaaccgacatgatgaagatgacgatgtcggtgatccagccaatagcagtgtagcaaccaatgataatgacaaagacgctcatcagcatttgcatagtaggtcaaccgtgaaggtaaaataataagtcggcgaaaacataatcatccattagcaacagcggagatgtcagggtcgatgaagcagaggtgctggtgatgatgtcagtgacaataatccatcaaattaatgttatagctgttgtagatgcttcacttggaggagagttgatgttgttgcccaactcgtctaaaccgaaatatttgaagttgttgaaatagaatgtctgctccgaagcaaagatgaagataatgactcctggagttgactcgtgggttgatgaattgatttcttcagcttgacataaaatttgtcaaattttgagccttgtatttgtgtagccccccgactctttggttagttgggaaacaactgaacatagagtcgagaattatagcttcttgtcatcgagtagtcattgcttgattgaagatatgtgttgaagatgtccaagtagaaatcctgaatattggagagcctcttgttgtagtaaaataacatggcatcgcatgccgagatgtcgaggctcacaaagacgtcgtggttggtgaagtagcaaaacttgcgaagtagcagcaatagagtttgccagtgccgaagataataaagatgaagtcgctctaccatgatgacaaagttgcatggccgtgatgaagtgaacacgagtcgtcggcaacagaagcaaactggtagtgaagacgcgcagttgtgaaaataaaagcactagtcggcgacAGCATAACCAGTCagcgacggaagacgatgatgttcaTCAGTAGTgatagctgtataaaccagatgtagaggcgagggcactagtcagcagcagacgagacgaccggcgatgaagatggtaaggccaatcaacactggcagaatcatgcagccatggaagtgaagaaaccagtcggcagccatggcaaacgtaggcagcttgtattgaagatactgatgcctattagtagtgacagcgatgtagccagccgtgaagaagatagcatcagttggcgttataacaggccagccgtgcaggcggtgacaccagtcagcggcggatgcggcggccggtcggtgaagacgtagacgcccaacaacggcagcataataggccagccgtgcaggcggaaacaccagtcggcggcggtcgaggcagccggtcggtgaagacgtagacgcccaacaacggcagcataataggccagccgtgcaggcggaaacaccagtcggcggcggtcgaggcagccggtcggtgaagacgtagacgcccaacaacggcggcataataagtcagccgtgcaggcggaaacaccagtcggcggcggtcaaggcagccggtcggtgaagacgtagacgcccaacaacggcggcataataagtcagccgtgcaggcggaaacaccagtcggcggcggtcgaggcagccggtcggtgaagacgtagacgcccaacaacggcggcataataagtcagccgtgcaggcggaaacaccagtcggcggcggtcgaggcagccggtcggtgaagacgtagacgcccaacaacggcggcataaaggccagccgtgcaggcggaaacaccagtcggcagcggcgaaggcaagccggtcggtgaagacgtagacgcccaacaacggcggcataaaggccagccgtgcaggcggaaacaccagtcggcggcggcgaaggcaagccggtcggtgaagacgtagacgcccaacaacggcgacataaaggccagccgtgcaggcgaggacaccagtcggcggcgacgaaggcaagccggtcggtgaagacgtagacgcccaacaacggcagcataataggccagccgtgcgggcggaaacaccagtcggcggcggcgaaggcaagccggtcggtgaagacgtaggcgcccaacaacggcggcataataggccagccgtgcaggcgaggacaccagtcggcggcgacgaaggcaagccggtcggtgaagacgtagacgcctaacaacggcggcataataggccagccgtgcaggcggaaacaccagtcggcggcggccgaggcgagccggtggtgatgttctgactgatccattcctggagcgtaagagataagcttaaagccatgaatcccttttatgcatatctggatctggatcctgcagaacaaacatataggatgagtagtatctgatataaatataatactcgagaaaaaatcaagtattttaaaatatttataaatatgtatttctcctcttgtcaattttgatttccccgagcagatgactctgtacgtttaaacactctgtccgactagtcatagcccacaagcatcgggagtcggcctaggcatttcccaaacatgcatatgagtgatatgagttcgtcattaatggaacaaagtttcacggatcagaatttactactcgggtacttttgcaattattaagagcagaaaataaatttatctcatctctatgcttttgatttattccgaataatacttagcaccttgcgttactcggtctatccaacgagcccccgggtgctaggaatcggcccaaaggcaaccatccattggcaaaccaaacggaaagcataggaagatagaactccataactcgataggtacttttgtactcagattatgtcgcaagcaatcaagataaatattataaaaaatatgatataacatctgtagcccccgactcactactcaatggaagaccaattggtgtagtgaggcagaggaaaaggaaaaatatcatataaagaataaaataaatgatgacttagctttgtaatattccccttggtgatggcagaagtggccaatgtgggaacaaagtcgtccatcaataacaatgaagacaccagtcggcggcgacgaaggcggtcgacggtgaaagcgaagatgcccactaatggcggcataataggtcagccgtgtaagcggaaacaccagtcgacggcaacgaaggtgagccaacggtgaggatgtagacatccaacaacggcggcataataggccaaccgtgtaggcggaggcaccactcggcggcgacggaggcaggccggcggtgaagtcgtagacgcccaacagcggcggcataataggccagccgtgtaggcggaggcaccactcggc
The window above is part of the Oryza sativa Japonica Group chromosome 7, ASM3414082v1 genome. Proteins encoded here:
- the LOC136357402 gene encoding uncharacterized protein, which encodes MAPSSSVPTSSITASDWESRSALHRFLTQSNGQVERANDIVLQGIKTRVYDKLMSHDKKWVEELPSVLWAVRTTSTTSNKETPFFLVYGSEAMLLTKLRHQSTRVQKYSDEDQEEQRSDDVNLLEEHREKVAVRAASYQ